From the genome of Epinephelus moara isolate mb chromosome 10, YSFRI_EMoa_1.0, whole genome shotgun sequence, one region includes:
- the LOC126396215 gene encoding afadin- and alpha-actinin-binding protein-like isoform X2 has product MPESSLVKDICSSSVECRPSPLRQFSQSSLPLHRNYMHGTFCTEQNVQECLSHINQEVSSLGLPPVCTESSGSSEMNVVAVLNCMYDLIQLHRRGLRTLENMEVEQLKSSSNVDFLQLTSTQLKEQLEQSKRENTGLLEKERQLQLKLKSLQNCLKNEKEEVQKLQNIIASRASQYNHEMKRKEREFNKLKERLNQLLVDKKEKKQAIDVLNNIGRADGKRSLWKTEKTEAKHEGEMYKTLLSDYDTRQRELLLENSELKKVLQQMKKDMVSILSSRKQTLKDDKHQDDDMQACSEEEEEVFDSSKESVELYCVHAREKLTNSIRLQWRRLKSHVERLDSQASLAQTGESKNTDAVSRETHEEEMDRLKLEIQQCKDFIQAQQQLLQQQLSSPCDEETASLLSDCFMLQEKERFREEWKILEEQRKIFERERRNFTEAAIRLSHERKAFEDDRATWLKHQFLNMSPFPESKKPQMSKSKSAFLISKTETSAASAPEKLIKCPSDTSSPTLRCVPLTSPSAANLYRTLCLIPENSSRSTKPKRKTEHVEESSVFLNGNVPVQDKLWDNCEDHNSHTLTREKTSSI; this is encoded by the exons ATGCCAGAGTCCTCCCTGG TCAAGGACATTTGCAGCAGCTCCGTCGAATGTAGACCATCTCCCTTGAGGCAGTTTAGCCAATCATCGCTGCCACTGCACAGAAACTACATGCACGGTACCTTCTGCACGGAGCAGAACGTGCAGGAATGTCTTTCACACATCAATCAG GAGGTGTCCTCACTTGGCCTCCCACCAGTTTGTACGGAGTCGAGCGGCAGCTCAGAGATGAATGTTGTGGCTGTGCTAAATTGCATGTACGACCTGATTCAGCTGCACCGCAGGGGCCTCCGGACCCTGGAAAACATGGAAGTGGAGCAGCTTAAGTCCAGCAGCAATGTGGACTTCCTGCAGCTCACTAGCACCCAACTAAAA GAGCAGCTTGAACAGTCCAAAAGAGAAAACACGGGACTCCTTGAGAAAGAACGACAGCTGCAGTTGAAATTGAAGAGTTTGCAAAACtgcctgaaaaatgaaaaagaggaG GTGCAAAAACTTCAGAACATAATTGCCAGCCGGGCCAGCCAGTACAATCatgagatgaaaagaaaagaaagagagttTAACAAACTGAAGGAGCGCTTGAATCAACTTCTGGTTgacaaaaaggagaaaaaacaag CCATTGATGTATTAAACAACATTGGAAGAGCTGACGGGAAGAGAAGCCTTTGGAAAACTGAAAAGACAGAAGCAAA GCATGAGGGGGAGATGTATAAGACTCTGCTGAGCGACTATGATACCCGACAGAGGGAGCTATTGCTGGAAAATTCAGAGTTGAAGAAAGTGTTGCAGCAGATGAAAAAAGACATGGTGTCCATTCTGAGTTCAAGGAAACAAACGCTGAAAGATGACAAACATCAGGATGATGACATGCAG GCTTGctcagaggaagaagaggaagtgtTTGATTCCAGCAAAGAAAGTGTGGAGCTGTATTGTGTTCACGCCCGGGAGAAGCTGACCAACAGTATTCGTCTCCAGTGGAGAAGACTCAAGAGCCACGTTGAAAGATTGGACAGCCAAG CGTCTTTGGCTCAGACTGGCGAGAGTAAGAACACTGATGCTGTTTCCCGAGAGACTCATGAGGAGGAGATGGACAGACTGAAGCTGGAGATCCAGCAGTGCAAAGACTTCATTCAAGcacaacagcagctcctgcag CAGCAGCTGAGCTCTCCATGTGACGAGGAGACAGCATCCCTGCTGAGCGACTGCTTCATGCTGCAGGAGAAAGAGCGCTTCAGAGAGGAGTGGAAGATCCTCGAGGAACAGAGGAAGATCtttgagagggagaggaggaactTCACTGAAGCTGCTATAAGACTCAGCCATGAG AGAAAGGCCTTTGAGGATGACCGGGCAACGTGGCTCAAACACCAGTTTCTAAACATGAGTCCATTTCCTGAGTCAAAGAAACCCCAGATGTCAAAGTCTAAAAGTGCCTTTTTAATAT CTAAAACAGAAACGAGTGCAGCATCAGCTCCAGAAAAGCTCATCAAATGTCCGTCTGACACATCCTCCCCCACACTCCGATGTGTCCCGCTCACATCACCATCAGCAGCCAACCTGTATCGCACACTTTGCCTTATCCCAGAAAACAG TTCCAGATCAACCAAACCAAAGAGAAAGACTGAACATGTTGAAGAGTCAAGCGTCtttttaaatggaaatgttCCAGTTCAGGACAAACTGTGGGACAACTGTGAAGACCACAACAGCCACACACTCACAAGAGAAAAGACCAGCTCTATATAA
- the LOC126396215 gene encoding afadin- and alpha-actinin-binding protein-like isoform X3 encodes MPESSLEVKDICSSSVECRPSPLRQFSQSSLPLHRNYMHGTFCTEQNVQECLSHINQEVSSLGLPPVCTESSGSSEMNVVAVLNCMYDLIQLHRRGLRTLENMEVEQLKSSSNVDFLQLTSTQLKEQLEQSKRENTGLLEKERQLQLKLKSLQNCLKNEKEEVQKLQNIIASRASQYNHEMKRKEREFNKLKERLNQLLVDKKEKKQAIDVLNNIGRADGKRSLWKTEKTEAKHEGEMYKTLLSDYDTRQRELLLENSELKKVLQQMKKDMVSILSSRKQTLKDDKHQDDDMQACSEEEEEVFDSSKESVELYCVHAREKLTNSIRLQWRRLKSHVERLDSQASLAQTGESKNTDAVSRETHEEEMDRLKLEIQQCKDFIQAQQQLLQQLSSPCDEETASLLSDCFMLQEKERFREEWKILEEQRKIFERERRNFTEAAIRLSHERKAFEDDRATWLKHQFLNMSPFPESKKPQMSKSKSAFLISKTETSAASAPEKLIKCPSDTSSPTLRCVPLTSPSAANLYRTLCLIPENSSRSTKPKRKTEHVEESSVFLNGNVPVQDKLWDNCEDHNSHTLTREKTSSI; translated from the exons ATGCCAGAGTCCTCCCTGG AAGTCAAGGACATTTGCAGCAGCTCCGTCGAATGTAGACCATCTCCCTTGAGGCAGTTTAGCCAATCATCGCTGCCACTGCACAGAAACTACATGCACGGTACCTTCTGCACGGAGCAGAACGTGCAGGAATGTCTTTCACACATCAATCAG GAGGTGTCCTCACTTGGCCTCCCACCAGTTTGTACGGAGTCGAGCGGCAGCTCAGAGATGAATGTTGTGGCTGTGCTAAATTGCATGTACGACCTGATTCAGCTGCACCGCAGGGGCCTCCGGACCCTGGAAAACATGGAAGTGGAGCAGCTTAAGTCCAGCAGCAATGTGGACTTCCTGCAGCTCACTAGCACCCAACTAAAA GAGCAGCTTGAACAGTCCAAAAGAGAAAACACGGGACTCCTTGAGAAAGAACGACAGCTGCAGTTGAAATTGAAGAGTTTGCAAAACtgcctgaaaaatgaaaaagaggaG GTGCAAAAACTTCAGAACATAATTGCCAGCCGGGCCAGCCAGTACAATCatgagatgaaaagaaaagaaagagagttTAACAAACTGAAGGAGCGCTTGAATCAACTTCTGGTTgacaaaaaggagaaaaaacaag CCATTGATGTATTAAACAACATTGGAAGAGCTGACGGGAAGAGAAGCCTTTGGAAAACTGAAAAGACAGAAGCAAA GCATGAGGGGGAGATGTATAAGACTCTGCTGAGCGACTATGATACCCGACAGAGGGAGCTATTGCTGGAAAATTCAGAGTTGAAGAAAGTGTTGCAGCAGATGAAAAAAGACATGGTGTCCATTCTGAGTTCAAGGAAACAAACGCTGAAAGATGACAAACATCAGGATGATGACATGCAG GCTTGctcagaggaagaagaggaagtgtTTGATTCCAGCAAAGAAAGTGTGGAGCTGTATTGTGTTCACGCCCGGGAGAAGCTGACCAACAGTATTCGTCTCCAGTGGAGAAGACTCAAGAGCCACGTTGAAAGATTGGACAGCCAAG CGTCTTTGGCTCAGACTGGCGAGAGTAAGAACACTGATGCTGTTTCCCGAGAGACTCATGAGGAGGAGATGGACAGACTGAAGCTGGAGATCCAGCAGTGCAAAGACTTCATTCAAGcacaacagcagctcctgcag CAGCTGAGCTCTCCATGTGACGAGGAGACAGCATCCCTGCTGAGCGACTGCTTCATGCTGCAGGAGAAAGAGCGCTTCAGAGAGGAGTGGAAGATCCTCGAGGAACAGAGGAAGATCtttgagagggagaggaggaactTCACTGAAGCTGCTATAAGACTCAGCCATGAG AGAAAGGCCTTTGAGGATGACCGGGCAACGTGGCTCAAACACCAGTTTCTAAACATGAGTCCATTTCCTGAGTCAAAGAAACCCCAGATGTCAAAGTCTAAAAGTGCCTTTTTAATAT CTAAAACAGAAACGAGTGCAGCATCAGCTCCAGAAAAGCTCATCAAATGTCCGTCTGACACATCCTCCCCCACACTCCGATGTGTCCCGCTCACATCACCATCAGCAGCCAACCTGTATCGCACACTTTGCCTTATCCCAGAAAACAG TTCCAGATCAACCAAACCAAAGAGAAAGACTGAACATGTTGAAGAGTCAAGCGTCtttttaaatggaaatgttCCAGTTCAGGACAAACTGTGGGACAACTGTGAAGACCACAACAGCCACACACTCACAAGAGAAAAGACCAGCTCTATATAA
- the LOC126396215 gene encoding afadin- and alpha-actinin-binding protein-like isoform X1 — MPESSLEVKDICSSSVECRPSPLRQFSQSSLPLHRNYMHGTFCTEQNVQECLSHINQEVSSLGLPPVCTESSGSSEMNVVAVLNCMYDLIQLHRRGLRTLENMEVEQLKSSSNVDFLQLTSTQLKEQLEQSKRENTGLLEKERQLQLKLKSLQNCLKNEKEEVQKLQNIIASRASQYNHEMKRKEREFNKLKERLNQLLVDKKEKKQAIDVLNNIGRADGKRSLWKTEKTEAKHEGEMYKTLLSDYDTRQRELLLENSELKKVLQQMKKDMVSILSSRKQTLKDDKHQDDDMQACSEEEEEVFDSSKESVELYCVHAREKLTNSIRLQWRRLKSHVERLDSQASLAQTGESKNTDAVSRETHEEEMDRLKLEIQQCKDFIQAQQQLLQQQLSSPCDEETASLLSDCFMLQEKERFREEWKILEEQRKIFERERRNFTEAAIRLSHERKAFEDDRATWLKHQFLNMSPFPESKKPQMSKSKSAFLISKTETSAASAPEKLIKCPSDTSSPTLRCVPLTSPSAANLYRTLCLIPENSSRSTKPKRKTEHVEESSVFLNGNVPVQDKLWDNCEDHNSHTLTREKTSSI; from the exons ATGCCAGAGTCCTCCCTGG AAGTCAAGGACATTTGCAGCAGCTCCGTCGAATGTAGACCATCTCCCTTGAGGCAGTTTAGCCAATCATCGCTGCCACTGCACAGAAACTACATGCACGGTACCTTCTGCACGGAGCAGAACGTGCAGGAATGTCTTTCACACATCAATCAG GAGGTGTCCTCACTTGGCCTCCCACCAGTTTGTACGGAGTCGAGCGGCAGCTCAGAGATGAATGTTGTGGCTGTGCTAAATTGCATGTACGACCTGATTCAGCTGCACCGCAGGGGCCTCCGGACCCTGGAAAACATGGAAGTGGAGCAGCTTAAGTCCAGCAGCAATGTGGACTTCCTGCAGCTCACTAGCACCCAACTAAAA GAGCAGCTTGAACAGTCCAAAAGAGAAAACACGGGACTCCTTGAGAAAGAACGACAGCTGCAGTTGAAATTGAAGAGTTTGCAAAACtgcctgaaaaatgaaaaagaggaG GTGCAAAAACTTCAGAACATAATTGCCAGCCGGGCCAGCCAGTACAATCatgagatgaaaagaaaagaaagagagttTAACAAACTGAAGGAGCGCTTGAATCAACTTCTGGTTgacaaaaaggagaaaaaacaag CCATTGATGTATTAAACAACATTGGAAGAGCTGACGGGAAGAGAAGCCTTTGGAAAACTGAAAAGACAGAAGCAAA GCATGAGGGGGAGATGTATAAGACTCTGCTGAGCGACTATGATACCCGACAGAGGGAGCTATTGCTGGAAAATTCAGAGTTGAAGAAAGTGTTGCAGCAGATGAAAAAAGACATGGTGTCCATTCTGAGTTCAAGGAAACAAACGCTGAAAGATGACAAACATCAGGATGATGACATGCAG GCTTGctcagaggaagaagaggaagtgtTTGATTCCAGCAAAGAAAGTGTGGAGCTGTATTGTGTTCACGCCCGGGAGAAGCTGACCAACAGTATTCGTCTCCAGTGGAGAAGACTCAAGAGCCACGTTGAAAGATTGGACAGCCAAG CGTCTTTGGCTCAGACTGGCGAGAGTAAGAACACTGATGCTGTTTCCCGAGAGACTCATGAGGAGGAGATGGACAGACTGAAGCTGGAGATCCAGCAGTGCAAAGACTTCATTCAAGcacaacagcagctcctgcag CAGCAGCTGAGCTCTCCATGTGACGAGGAGACAGCATCCCTGCTGAGCGACTGCTTCATGCTGCAGGAGAAAGAGCGCTTCAGAGAGGAGTGGAAGATCCTCGAGGAACAGAGGAAGATCtttgagagggagaggaggaactTCACTGAAGCTGCTATAAGACTCAGCCATGAG AGAAAGGCCTTTGAGGATGACCGGGCAACGTGGCTCAAACACCAGTTTCTAAACATGAGTCCATTTCCTGAGTCAAAGAAACCCCAGATGTCAAAGTCTAAAAGTGCCTTTTTAATAT CTAAAACAGAAACGAGTGCAGCATCAGCTCCAGAAAAGCTCATCAAATGTCCGTCTGACACATCCTCCCCCACACTCCGATGTGTCCCGCTCACATCACCATCAGCAGCCAACCTGTATCGCACACTTTGCCTTATCCCAGAAAACAG TTCCAGATCAACCAAACCAAAGAGAAAGACTGAACATGTTGAAGAGTCAAGCGTCtttttaaatggaaatgttCCAGTTCAGGACAAACTGTGGGACAACTGTGAAGACCACAACAGCCACACACTCACAAGAGAAAAGACCAGCTCTATATAA